TATCCTATGATTTTGTGACGTAAAGTTAACTTATAGCTATACAGTGTTATGTTAGATActtcataaaatcattttaaaaaacttttgttttaccaaTTTCTATGTAACAGAAATACTTTTAAGAACTCAAAGATACTTAATCTAAGacactaaaaaaaatctgaactGTTGTAAGTGACTATAAATCAACCAACGAGctgacttaatgtaaacatccACTAAAACCTCCACTAATTTTTGTCCTCTCCGTTAGTGCTCCTTAAAACGAGGGCACTGGGGACCAAGCAATCCAGGTGGTTTCATTTTCCCCAAAGTGGTAAAAGGATTAAAAACGAAAAGTGATGCGTGATCTCATGGTCAGAGCTCGCTAGACTTGTCTCTTTGGAACATTTAATGTTCGTTTAAAGCGATAGTAAAAAGATAGTTTGAAGAGAAAAGAATTTAACAAAGGAAACGATTGATCAGTCACTTCAGCCCTTCTCTGTTGAAGCCTTGTCGCATGTTCCTCCATGACATCCTGGGATTCATTTGATCCTGTAAAAAAGAAGAGGGGCAAGTGTGTGTTACGTCATGTAATTGAAAGGATTCTTAAAGATGTTTCACTTGATCCTCTTGGGGCCTAGAGGTCTTTATCTGAAGTGGCACCTTTAGAGAATTCAGAATAAGAAGTCCAGTCTTATCGCGAACATTCTTTGGCCTCTGGAATGATGGGATGATTCTATGTTCCATCACTTTTCGAAGTAAACTATCTCAGAAGAACTTGCcccttttttcatgaaaaaactAATCGAAGCGCCATCAAATTTATTGCATAAAACTGACAGTCCTCAGAATCTGCAAAGTGGTTGTGTCCaaggaaagaaactttttcGAAGTACCGCCcctaattataaaaaaaaacgcttTTCATAAAAGCATACAAAACTTGTAATAATAAAGCAACTTGATACACCCTAAGATGCCTATCGTGTGTGACGCGAGTGCCATACCCCTACCCGTCTCTTAAGCCTTGCcgataaaagctaaaaattcTTCCTAATGGAACAACTTGTCATCCCCCCAAATACAACAAAACCAGAAGGTCCTACCTATGGAACTGAACCAGTTTCTTGGTAGTTTAAGAACGTATTTGCTATAACTAAGAACATTGCAACGACTTACTTCCGGAGTACACAGCAAACAGCTACAGTTATGCACATCATGCCCAGAAACACCACGGCAATAGCTACGGCCAGCAGAATCACAATAACTTTACGATCTGTGAAGACGAAAACAATTTTCTAACCCTGAGCTGAAACTGTGAAGTTTAGATTACCAACCCCTCCTTACTGATCATAACTGATATTCAATCCTGTTAACATGAACTAAAtgcgtacctacccctcccctaatccaataacagtcaactgataacaattgAGGGTTCAtgttgggctaggggaggggtaggtgcgcagttgctcagatactgacattgatccagcTAAATCAGGGTGAAACTAATATCTATCTTTGCCAAAGAGACATGAAGTACCGAAGTATCTAGGACTGGCAGGATACGTACCAATTTCCTCAACGTCCTTCCCCTCATCTTTGCCTCCCTCTTTTCCTGGCTTTCCAGAAGTTGACGTTGGTGATGTTGGGGGCTCTTTTGGTTGTGACATGGTTGGTGACGCTGTTGGTGACGTGGTTGCTGATGTTGTTGGTGACGTGGTTACTGATGTTGTTGGTGACGTGGTTGGTGACGGGGTTTGTGATGGAGATGGTGACATAATTTCTAAAGTGGATGTGACCATGGACTCTGACATCACTTGTGACATTATGGATGTGGCTGCTTGGGGTGACATGGGTTGTGACATCGAAGGTGTTGCGGGCTCTGGAACTGATGATGGGATGACCTGTGACACTGCGGATGACTGAGATTGTGACATCGCGGCCTGTGTTGGAGATGGTGATGGTGACTCAGTTTCTACTAATGAGGTAGGAGCCACTGATGTTGAGGCTAAATGAtggggaaaaaattaaaattacttaaaTTTGGCTTGTTTAGAGTACAAGACTATCACCGCACTTTCTTATAACCTCTTGTTTGAAATTGATAATATGCTTACTCCACCATCTGGGTAATCAGCCGAAGAGAGGCCCTTGGAAGGGATGATTGCCTGTCATTTCTTTCTCTATTATTAATTTgttatgttgtttttgtttcattgttgCTTTTGAAAAACGAATTCGTCTTAAGATCGACGTCAGTTGATGTTTGCAATTAACAATCTAACTTGAAGCGCATAATATGTACTTTACCGAAGCCGGATAGAAAGAACTGACGAGCAAATTTATctttgcattttcctttttcatataCTACgcacagtgttttttttttaatgataataatgatttatcTAAACCTATATTTTAAATGAGAGAACAGTTAGGCCAAGTTCAATGTATCAATATCGTGACCTTCTTTAGAGGCTTTCGCAACAAATTAtctgcatatatatatattttttttgctattaaagTCTCTTTAAGCAATTTAGATTTATATCAGCAAATTTCCAAAAAGGCCTTGATTGCCTTTTAATCTATTAAAGCTTCAAGTAGGGTGACGTTTTAGTATCGTGATCGAACAATGATATCAGCAAGAAGCCTCACTAATTGTCATCTTCCGACCAAAGACAAGTTCACAGCCCTTCTGTGAGAAGTTCGAAATCGCCATGTTATCGTGTTATTGGATAAAATCCTAAAATTTTAACTAgccctaaccctttaacttcatgaatgaccaagatagaatttctcctcgcaatatcattacaataacaAGTAcacaagtgacgagaataaagaaagatataaattaggggattataagttgattcaataccaagttctccgaactaacatcatacgaattgtatggcagacagtaaagagaattacgagtgagatcttgggagcgaAAGGGTAAATACTCGATAAATGAGCTGACAATGAAGTTTTGATGTCGTGAAACAGTCGATAATTCTAGCGATCACTGACTCATAACTTTTGGAAATAAAAGTGGCAATCGTTGGGGACGCCATCCAGTTTGATTTTATCTCATTTCTCCTCCTAAAATAGAAACTCACGGTTTTGTTTCGAGAGGAAGAAACCTTTCAACGGATTTTTAGCTTACAGTTTCACTCTTTATTTTATTGCGTTCCTCAGTAATTTGTGAGTACGTCCCTAAATGTCAGTTCATGCCGGATTATCTCAAAACGGCGCGAGATATAAAACTGGATGCCCGGTGGGAACTGGATTTACCCCTAAACTTGGACGACGGACGGCTTGCTATCTGTACCCCTAAGATATTCCTTAGCGAGGTACCAGAATCCAGTTGCTGGATACCAATTCTCAGTAAGAAGTACTTATTTCGAAAATGTTTCCAGTATAGCGTTGCTctcatttttataaattttagcTTTCGACATTGGGGTGGTTCCAATTATGTGTAATTAAAAGGTATGAGCGGAACTTCATTAAATGCcggtaaaaattaataaactttgaaagagaGAAGCAGCTAATGATCATATATTTGATAAAGTTTTGTAGAGTATGACAGATGGCACTTGATGTTGTCATGTCACGAAGAGGTTCAACTATCAACACTTTATCTAATAAATAAGTTAGTCACGATATAATACGCAATGGGTAAtacagaaaatttcaaaatgattaaataGAGCTTGAATGTATTGACCCACGACGGTTTCTTAAAATATCCTTGATTTTAAAGTGTtcagaaattttaaaacgatTAGAGTTTTCATCCTTTCTATATTACTTTGAACATTATCAGTGTAATATTTCAACGTTATCGCGATCTGGTGATATTGTATTTTGTTATGATTGCAAAATTGCAGAATAGACGCCAACATTTTGCCAGTATTGTTAATTTTCACGTTGTTAATCTAAGTAATTCATTTTGATCTAGAATACAATATTTCTGCGGATGatcttttatatttattatcatGATAATATGTAAATTCATAACTCTTAAGAAAGATGGGAAAGTGcttccattttttccttttcgatgCAAGATCAGATAATCAGAATTTACTCTTGTCATTTCTTCTGAAATCAAAGTTTCCGCTCGAATAAATAAACTATATTCTGTATTGCGCCTGATGTTAACGTAACGAGACCACAAGGAAAGGATAAAGAGTTTCTCTAAATAGCATAATGATATTAGAATACGGATTCTGTTGTAGTTACGTTGGATTAGCTGGTTAGAGCCGAGGAACGAAAATCCAGAAGCACTCGTTTAAAGGTCCAGCAACTGGTCATGGGTGTGGCCCTGAGCACGTGTGCAGAGCGTCAAAAGACTGCTTCAGTTTAGAAGTGTTTTTTACGATATTATGTCAAGCAACAGCGAGAATTGTCTCAGTCTTATAAGTGTTTATCACAATATCATGGCAAATAAAGGAATGAAAACACCTCTTGCACCTTTAAAATTGTTGTGAATTTCTTACAACTTAGTCGCCCTATGTCAATTCTTTTCAGCTGTGGGTGAGTTAAAGGGAAAATTTggtcttggaaaaaaaaaatgtctttaagAAACACTTTTGTGACTCACATTGTTAGTATTAAGAAAACcagattaaaaaatatagcaagagaatgaaaacaCCCAAGCAATTGCAAGCAGTTAATAATTCGTTAATTCTTTTGAATTGATTTGACTACAAATTGCTCTTCTCATGACTACTTTAGTGTTAAAAAATCCATGAATACTGAGACAATTTCCTGTAATATTCGCCGAAGCAAGGTACCATAGGCTTCTACCTGAAGCATGAATGtcgtgttttttttattctgttaaTGCTAGATCATTATTCTTAGCAATAAGAATAAGTTATTTTACTTACGGGACTGACCAAATACCCCAACAATCATGAACACAACGACAAATGCTATCATTCTTGTCCTGCTACTGCACGCCATGTTGCTCTGTTGCTGTACTTTGATCGTTTAAGCTGGGTTTGGTTATAAACACATCGACGAGGATTGTCTTGTCTAAAGCTAAATATTGATTGTGACGCCGTTAGATGTTGCCTGCTCAATATTACTCTCCTTGATTATTTTGTGATATGCACCCATGAGGTAGTAATGAATAATATGCTCTATGTTTAACTAGAAATGGGAAGGTATTAATAATACCAAGGCTATAGATCAACAGTAGAATATCTGAAAATACTAAGAGGCCTTTACATCTTAACGGCCGTAATGAGTAGATAGGATTGTATTGAGGTATgtgaaagaaagtaaaagggGTGTAAACGAATGTTATTTACGAGGAGTGACTAATAAATGAGAAACGAAGGCGGCTAAAAACAGAGCAACAAGCAAGAGCGAGCGTCATTACGGAAGATTGTGATATCCGGCTTACTCGTTAGCAGAAAGTGTCTGAAGAGTTAATTAATCTGCGGTGTTTAGTTGTCACTATTTGGTAAAAAATATGGAACATTTGAACTTCGTAATAGTTTACCTCTGCCTTCGTATTAGATAAAGGTTATCACAGTAATGATGTTTGATGCGAGGGTCACCGTAACCTTTGCATTGTAAAACTGAGCCCACGGTTTGAATTGTGTACATCAAATCGTTAAACTATGTCTGATGAGAATTCTCATGTCAAATCAACAAAGAATTTTACTTTATTACAATTCAATTACGTTCActaaaatacaatatcttaccTAACGCGGACGTAAAGAGAGTTCATTGAGTCTTGGGATAATCTTACCTTGATTTACATTTTGCTATTTCTACATTtataaaaaatcgaaaaatatGTATCTCGTTCTCACATTTTACAAGAATGTGTCTAAGGAATGTGTCTtggctctgacgaaaggctgaCGCTCCAAACGACAGCTGAAGACAACTCTTTACGGTGTATGATTCACATAATCAACTAGGTTGATAAAACCCCAGTAAAATTAATCAAGCAGGGCTACAAATGTTGTAAATATGTATGGCACGAGTAAATCTCATAAAGCTATCTGTCCATTAGAACCGGGTTTTGAGCTTATTCAATCCTTGTCGTAAATTGGTGTAGTAAAATTTGAATACCAGTTCCTCTCAAACACAGCTTGCAGCTGCGCACGCACATTGCTGCTATTTTCCGTTTCGTTGATGACGTAACCGATGCCACCGGTGTACAGAAAGTAATCCGCTGACCAGTTGGACGTACCGATGTATGCCACACTCTCAGTGACCATGTATTTGTTGTGGTTCACCCGGGTGAAAGGGATCTCTTTCGTGTAAGGAGGCACAGAGTATAGCCTCTGTTGACGTAAATgtagagagaaaaatattgtcTAGTTCTTGACACATAAAGGCGGAACTTATTTTTCAGTAGTTACCACAGTAGACTCAGAGCAAATGTAACCGCTATTCCCCCGCACTCTCCCAAAACTTGTGATTGGTCAACAAGCAACGTGAGAAAACGTGTAAGTAGACTTACTTTGTCTCTCAGTACGTGCGCTTTGATTGGTCACATTACACAGTACGGCCGccatattaaaaaatatttccaattgAAATCTTCCTCCTCTAATCGAACCCAGAGACATAATGAACATTTTACTAACCTTGTTTTATCGGTTCGCACTTTAAGTTACAGAACATCGTTTTTCTCACTCGAATTCGTGACCTGTGCGCTTCGCGCTTTGGGCATGAATGAATGCGAGTGGAAAAAATCAAGTCCGTAACTCACAGTACGGAGTAAGAAAACGTGGTCAGTAAAAGGTATGTACCAGGGGAGTTATTTATAACCAGATACCACAGAAATGTCTTTAAGaaacgaggaaaaaaatcagttattACCTGATACTGCACTTACCACTTGGACATAAGCACCATTAGCATAGTTCAAAGCAGCCAGGGATCGAAGGTAGTTTTTCATATCAGATCGTGTGTGATTCCATAGGCTGGCCATCAGTCGCACATGTACTTTACGATCAAATGCTGCTCGTCTTAAAGCGTCATCTATAACTGGCCAATAACTAatgaagaatatatttttttaatgtcaacGATTTCAAGTGAATCCGTCTTTCTTAATCAGTGCTCAAGTTGTTATCAACCGTGGATATGGAGTTTGAATTTTTACGCTGCCGCCGAACGAAACCGTGTCTCTCGTTTCTTCTTAGGATCACTTAACTCCGTCTCACATTTCAAATGCAATATCACAAAAAGTTAGCTCTTGATGATTTTTAAAGGTACCATGTGTTTACTGAAGGTAAAATATGAATATGAGAATAAGCTCAATCTAGTGCGAGAATTGCCCAGTTTTTATTATCTTGCCCTAGGAACCATTTGGCTAATTTGGCAgccaaaaggagaaaaataagcCCTGAACTTTACGGGATTGATGCTCTCTAAAATCTTGAGAACTAATTcgcattaaaaaataaactccTACGccaagttgttcaaaggatgaTAACGCTATccacggataaatcgctatcagGCGGATAACTGTTATCCGTAGGTATTACCCTATTCAATAGATATCGATTTATCCAAaggatagcgttatccatccCGCGAACAACCAAGGCCTGGGAACTAGAGTACAGTGAAACATTACAAACATGGTTGattaagagggaaaaaaaatgaactcacGTTCTTTGACGTGTATACAAAGTTGTTGGAAAATAATCCatcacagaaacaaaaacaaactttgtgGCACTGTCAATAACTCGTATTATGGCTGACAAATCATCAGTACGACCAGGTGGACAAAACTTGGATGGAGAAGAAGACAAATATACTGAAGCTGCATTGGAAccattgaattttatttgaGCCGGAGAATCtgtaaaaagaatgaaaaaattgtgtggaaaaattaaaactgaacagtGTTGGATTCTCTCTGATAGAGTCAAACCATGTCAGCACTTCAACTCTCGTACAGAAGCTGCCTAGCAATTACCCTGCAAACAATAcaccttaacaccctaacatcagaatgcatattctccccactgttctctatacatttcctagggtgctgagGTGATCTTTCTTTTATTGTCTtgatcacaattttttaattcaggggtgatattagaaggagaaattagatgctaatcactcttatTGGTCAAATGGTTAAGAATCTCTAACACCAAACCTAAGGAACATACCCCTGCAGGGTTTCAAGCTTTAATATATCAAATATCACATCAGCAGTCATATCTCAATAGGATATTTTGGTCTCCAGATATTAGAATCTAACTACAATGGGACTGCCCAAATTCTTGTGCGTAAGTTAAAAAGTGGGTTAGGTTAGTGGTCTGGGCACTTACCAGCATTAATGGTTGTTTGGTACTTTTTTGGCCAAGGATTTGGGATCTTTGTGTCTTGTGCTAGGTCCCAGTATACCTCAAATATTTTGCTCATATCATTTGCCATGAGGCTGCAGTTGTAGGTGATAAGGCCAAGCTCTTGCACCTAAACATTGACAGAACTGAAGTATGGTCAGCTTCAAGtctaaaacaatgaaatgacATTGAAATGTGACACAGAAACCTGCCATacaaaaaagtgataaaaagtgGACAGGAAAATGGATCACACATAAAAACTGGAGACTCACTCTCCAGTAGAAGCCCAACCTGAAGCCTTCAAGTTTTAGTTAAAGGGTGGGGTGGAATGAGGGggagatgggggggggggggggaagaagtGAAAGGAAAGGGAAAGGTACATGTTGTTGTTAAAATATGGAAACCTTTGTGATGAAAAAATCACCTTTCTTTACCTACATGTGAATAAGCAAGGGCTTTCTCAGTATTACTCTGATAAActtcagagagaaaaaaatccttgaaaaacaattCTTACTCAGATTAAAAGTATTCACTGAGCTGTACCTGTGTGAGTGCTCTCCAGTCCTGATTTGCACTGCCAACATAAAAGTGTTTACCATCAACAAGCCACATCTTAGTGTGCAAGATTCCACTGCCAACCAGACGTGTTATGTTTAATGATCGTACATCTGCAAGTCCTTCCTTGGAAAGGATATTTGTGTCTATCTGAGGGAAGGCATCAGTAGGAGGTGTCTGTACAATTCGGATTTTAACACCTTGAAGGCAAAACAAGAGGTagaataaaaaaacagaatatCAAAGTTTTGTCTTTAACTTGGTGCTAAATATTAGTAGATCAATTATACTTAACAAGAATTGAGTACCACGCCAGGTGTTCTGTACCTCACTTGCATGTGAAGGCCACTCCCATTACATTTGGCCTTAAATGGGAAAACATACTGTCATGACCTAAGTGTTACAGCAAGCTTGTTGATAGGTTCATGATAGGTGATTTAGGATTATTGATTGTGAGATCAGAATTGCTGGTGAGTTGGAAGAATAAAAAGTTTACATCAAACTAGTGTGATTGtttgttgcaaaaaaatttacaataataGAAAGAGTCTCTCTGCTAAAAATCCAGTGAGGGGCACTGAGGAGGAAGGGAGCATTGCCCCTTAGGCCTCACACTAATCTCAAGTCCCTTGCACTTTGTGCTTGTTCCTTAGTGAGTAAATGAAACCAGAGGTGGTGCCCAATGTGTAATAGTTTTGTAGGGTTTAGTCTTTTCTCTAAAACAAGTGTTACTCCGGGACTCCCCCATGGCACTTTGCAGTAGGTGGTCTTCCTCAAAAATCACGCATATGCTACCTTCTCAGCATTCGATAACATGCGCCTTTTGTTCACACAAGAAGTATCTCTACCTGCTTTAGCAACATCCTGTAACTTCTTGAACACAGTCTCTCCTTCTTCGGTACTGTAATCTGTGGTTTTCGTATCGCTTCCTTGTAATGTCCAATAAAACGATGCTATGTCGATCCGCTCCTCTGCGATGTCTAGGAGATTCATCCAGCCATCATAGATGCTTGGATTCTGAACCGATCCTGCTGAGAATGTGACATTTTCAGGAATGCTTTCCACTAAAGTTATCGTGCAATTGCTGCTGAATGGCCCAGTTGTTTGCTCAGTTTTTGCGTTTGAGCTCTTGATAATGTGCTCTAGCACAACCACCAGGAAGATAATTAGAATTGCCATGACAATAACGAATGCAATCAAGAGTTTTCTTGTTCGTTCCATCGACGCTATTGGCGCACGAGCTTGTTTCGATTGCACCACAAACATGTTTGGATTGGTCTCCTCCCTCATCAACATATACGAGTCTCCTCTAgccatttgaaaattaaatctgGGACATTACCTAATAAGTGAGTTATAAACCAGTATAAAGTATCAACTGCGTACGTCAAATAACCTCTCATTAGACACGCTTGAAAGGGAACCCTCGTTAGAGCTTTGTGACCAGGCCAATTGTCTGATCCATGTAATTTCCAAGATGGCAGTCCAGCGTAAGGTTATAGACAAGGGCCTTTTGAAGAACGTTATTCGACACACTGATGCTCACAATAAGGTAAGGATATAATATCCTGATGTGAATTAGATAAGGTGAAAGTTTTATT
This is a stretch of genomic DNA from Pocillopora verrucosa isolate sample1 chromosome 12, ASM3666991v2, whole genome shotgun sequence. It encodes these proteins:
- the LOC131783431 gene encoding putative uncharacterized protein DDB_G0290521; amino-acid sequence: MACSSRTRMIAFVVVFMIVGVFGQSPSTSVAPTSLVETESPSPSPTQAAMSQSQSSAVSQVIPSSVPEPATPSMSQPMSPQAATSIMSQVMSESMVTSTLEIMSPSPSQTPSPTTSPTTSVTTSPTTSATTSPTASPTMSQPKEPPTSPTSTSGKPGKEGGKDEGKDVEEIDRKVIVILLAVAIAVVFLGMMCITVAVCCVLRKIK
- the LOC131783375 gene encoding 5'-3' exonuclease PLD3-like: MARGDSYMLMREETNPNMFVVQSKQARAPIASMERTRKLLIAFVIVMAILIIFLVVVLEHIIKSSNAKTEQTTGPFSSNCTITLVESIPENVTFSAGSVQNPSIYDGWMNLLDIAEERIDIASFYWTLQGSDTKTTDYSTEEGETVFKKLQDVAKAGVKIRIVQTPPTDAFPQIDTNILSKEGLADVRSLNITRLVGSGILHTKMWLVDGKHFYVGSANQDWRALTQVQELGLITYNCSLMANDMSKIFEVYWDLAQDTKIPNPWPKKYQTTINADSPAQIKFNGSNAASVYLSSSPSKFCPPGRTDDLSAIIRVIDSATKFVFVSVMDYFPTTLYTRQRTYWPVIDDALRRAAFDRKVHVRLMASLWNHTRSDMKNYLRSLAALNYANGAYVQVRLYSVPPYTKEIPFTRVNHNKYMVTESVAYIGTSNWSADYFLYTGGIGYVINETENSSNVRAQLQAVFERNWYSNFTTPIYDKD